GACCAGATCGGGTCCCACGTGGCCGTACCGGCCTGGTAGGCGGTGGACGTCCAGCGGACGCTGCCGTCCTTGTTGAAGAACTTCGCCACCGTGCCCGGTGTCTGGTTGTTGGTGAAGGGACCGTTGCCGGTCCAGTTGTTCAGGTTCCAGGTCTGGCACTTGTAGAAGTCGAACTTCTGGCCGTTGACGAGCATGCAGAGATGGCCGTAGGCGCAGTCCAGGTCCTTCTTCAGGGCGGCCCTGTTCCTGGGTGCGTCGGTGACGGTGAGGCCGTCGTACCTCACCGCGTCGGCGGTGACGTGGAGGGGCTCGGGATGCCCCGCCAGGACCTGCTCGGCCCGCTGCTGGAGGCTGGTCACCCGGGTGCCGGCCGGGTCGGACGCGGAGGCCGCGGCCGAGGTTCCGGCGAGCAGGGCGGTGGCCGCGACGAGCAGCGCGGCGGGCTTCTTCACGTTCACAGGTTCCCCCATGTGACGAAGGTGGTCGTACCGCCGAAGCGGAGTGGTCACACCGTGTCAGTCAGGCGTCACCATGGGTACCTCGGATGTCTCAGGGTCCGGGGGCGGTCCGTTCCGGTGGGAACGACCGGCTGCTACGTTGCCCGGATGAGGAAAGGACCTGCCACGCGCAGTGCCGGGGCGGACGAGCCGCTCGGCTTCGTGATCGCCTCGGTGGGCAACGCGGCGGCTCTCGCGTTCGAGTCCGCCCTGGCCGTGGAGGGCCTGCATCCGCGGCACTTCGCCGTGCTGCGCGGGTTGCGTGACGGTGAGGAGCACAGCCAGCAGCAGCTCGCCTCCTCGCTGGGCATCCCGGCCAGCCGTCTGGTGGGGCTGCTCGCGCTGCTGATCGACAGGGAGTTGGTGGAGCGGCGCGAGTCGCCGGCCGACGCCCGGGTGAAACTGGTCCGCCTGCGGGCGGAGGGCCGCGCCGAACTGGAGCGGCTGATCCGGCTCGCGGGCGCCTCG
The sequence above is drawn from the Streptomyces sp. SAT1 genome and encodes:
- a CDS encoding MarR family winged helix-turn-helix transcriptional regulator — encoded protein: MRKGPATRSAGADEPLGFVIASVGNAAALAFESALAVEGLHPRHFAVLRGLRDGEEHSQQQLASSLGIPASRLVGLLALLIDRELVERRESPADARVKLVRLRAEGRAELERLIRLAGASERRLTAGLTAGDKAELRRLLGIVHANVAAEPGGRPARVW